A stretch of the Amycolatopsis sp. BJA-103 genome encodes the following:
- a CDS encoding DNA polymerase III subunit gamma and tau: MALALYRKYRPATFAEVVGQEHVTDPLRIALAAGRINHAYLFSGPRGCGKTSSARIMARSLNCAKGPTPDPCGECNSCRNLAPEGPGSVDVTELDAASHGGVDDARELRDRAFYAPADSRYRVFIIDEAHMVTTQGFNALLKIVEEPPEHLIFIFATTEPDKVLPTIRSRTHHYPFRLIPPKSMRELLERNVAAEGAQVEPAVYPLVIRAGGGSARDTQSVLDQLLAGAGPDGVDYPRAVSLLGVTDVALIDGMVDALAADDASAVFGTVESLAEAGHDPRRFATDLLDRLRDLVMLRSVPDAGERGLVSAPDDELKKMKEQAGKLEPATLSRYADIVHSGLLEMRGATSPRLVLELLTARMLLPSVAEGTDALLARLERLERRAASAPAPVAGAVQAAPAAPVAQSAPVAQSAPAPAPAAPAGEPVREFQRPSQRSAAPAQQPEPARQPAPAPQPVARPEPAAERPAPQRPSAPTPPPAAPAPAAAAAVSSPSAGGTDTEGIRGRWPNVLTAIRKAPGGTVTASMLTQASVANVEGNAVTLTHNAEPLARRLSEPHNAERIAAAFKEVFGGDWQVRCVHGAAQARQASAPKAAAAPPPSGPERSFTRRSAEAPGAAPAPPPPKPEPQRPKVATTEPDIPLPPEPVEDDEELYSEDASPAPPPPPLPPDKDPEEIARKLLTDHLNARPLEERN, from the coding sequence GTGGCATTAGCGCTGTACCGAAAGTACCGTCCGGCTACCTTCGCCGAGGTCGTCGGGCAGGAGCATGTGACCGATCCGCTGCGCATCGCGCTGGCGGCAGGCCGGATCAACCACGCCTACCTCTTCTCCGGCCCACGCGGCTGCGGAAAAACGTCGAGCGCGCGCATCATGGCGCGTTCGCTGAACTGCGCCAAGGGCCCGACGCCGGATCCGTGCGGCGAGTGCAACTCGTGCCGCAACCTCGCGCCCGAAGGCCCCGGCAGCGTCGACGTCACCGAGCTCGACGCGGCCAGTCACGGTGGTGTCGACGACGCCCGTGAGCTGCGGGACAGGGCCTTCTACGCCCCGGCGGACTCGCGCTACCGCGTCTTCATCATCGACGAGGCGCACATGGTCACCACGCAGGGCTTCAACGCCCTGCTGAAGATCGTGGAAGAGCCGCCGGAGCACCTGATCTTCATCTTCGCGACCACCGAACCGGACAAGGTGCTGCCCACCATCCGGTCGCGGACGCACCACTACCCCTTCCGCCTGATCCCGCCCAAGTCGATGCGGGAACTGCTCGAACGCAACGTCGCCGCCGAGGGCGCGCAGGTCGAGCCCGCGGTGTACCCACTGGTCATCCGCGCGGGCGGTGGTTCCGCGCGGGACACGCAGTCGGTGCTGGACCAGTTGCTCGCGGGCGCCGGGCCGGATGGCGTCGACTACCCGCGTGCGGTGTCCCTGCTCGGCGTCACCGACGTCGCGCTCATCGACGGCATGGTCGACGCGCTGGCCGCGGACGACGCGTCCGCGGTGTTCGGCACCGTCGAGAGCCTCGCCGAGGCCGGGCACGACCCGCGCCGGTTCGCCACCGACCTGCTCGACCGCCTGCGCGACCTGGTGATGCTGCGTTCGGTGCCGGACGCGGGTGAGCGCGGACTGGTCTCCGCGCCGGACGACGAGCTCAAGAAAATGAAGGAGCAGGCGGGCAAACTGGAGCCCGCCACGCTCTCGCGCTACGCCGACATCGTCCACAGTGGACTCCTGGAGATGCGGGGCGCGACCTCGCCGCGGCTGGTGCTGGAACTGCTGACGGCGCGGATGTTGCTGCCGTCGGTCGCCGAGGGCACCGACGCGCTGCTCGCCCGGCTCGAACGACTCGAGCGCCGCGCCGCTTCGGCACCGGCCCCCGTCGCAGGTGCCGTCCAAGCCGCGCCTGCCGCGCCGGTCGCTCAGTCCGCGCCGGTCGCGCAATCCGCTCCGGCACCGGCTCCCGCGGCTCCCGCGGGTGAGCCCGTGCGCGAGTTCCAGCGGCCGTCGCAACGGTCCGCCGCTCCCGCCCAGCAGCCCGAGCCCGCCCGGCAACCCGCACCGGCGCCTCAGCCCGTCGCGCGTCCCGAGCCGGCCGCCGAACGCCCTGCCCCGCAGCGACCTTCCGCGCCCACTCCGCCTCCTGCCGCGCCCGCGCCTGCGGCGGCGGCGGCAGTGTCGTCGCCGTCGGCGGGCGGGACGGACACGGAAGGGATCCGCGGCCGCTGGCCGAACGTGCTGACCGCGATCCGCAAGGCCCCCGGCGGCACCGTGACGGCGTCGATGCTGACGCAGGCCAGTGTGGCGAACGTCGAGGGCAACGCCGTCACGCTCACGCACAACGCCGAACCCCTGGCGCGGCGGCTTTCCGAGCCGCACAACGCGGAGCGCATCGCGGCCGCGTTCAAGGAGGTCTTCGGCGGCGACTGGCAGGTGCGGTGCGTCCACGGCGCCGCACAGGCCCGGCAGGCCTCGGCTCCCAAGGCCGCTGCGGCGCCGCCGCCGTCCGGGCCCGAGCGGTCCTTCACCCGCCGGTCCGCCGAGGCGCCCGGTGCCGCTCCGGCGCCTCCGCCGCCGAAACCGGAGCCCCAGCGGCCGAAGGTGGCGACAACCGAGCCGGACATCCCGCTCCCGCCCGAGCCGGTCGAGGACGACGAAGAGCTCTACTCCGAGGACGCGAGCCCCGCGCCGCCTCCTCCTCCGCTCCCGCCCGACAAGGACCCGGAAGAGATCGCCAGGAAGCTGCTCACCGACCACCTCAACGCGCGCCCGCTCGAAGAGCGCAACTAG
- a CDS encoding spermidine synthase, with translation MRPAPTPGTYPVRFGTAELIRDADRANAWTISVDGVAQSHVDLDDPTDLEFDYIRRIADVVDCLGEGPLDALHVGGAACTLPRYVAAARPRSRQLVFDADGELVALVREQLGLKGLKVRVGDGREGVSGRYDASADLVIVDAFERGVLAGGLATVEFTNEVARVLRPAGTYVANVSDGPNLPFLRRFLATLATSFPHLVLLAEPGVLRGRRFGNIVVAASRTELPVTDLTRRAASSAYPARCVAGNDLRDLQGKARPITDAEALPSPIPPKDVFGIF, from the coding sequence GTGAGACCAGCACCGACCCCAGGCACGTATCCGGTCCGCTTCGGCACCGCCGAACTGATCCGTGACGCCGACCGCGCCAACGCCTGGACGATCTCGGTCGACGGTGTCGCCCAGTCGCACGTCGACCTCGACGACCCCACGGATCTGGAGTTCGACTACATCCGCCGGATCGCCGACGTCGTCGACTGCCTCGGCGAAGGCCCGCTCGACGCACTGCACGTCGGCGGGGCGGCCTGCACGCTCCCCCGGTACGTCGCCGCCGCACGGCCACGCTCACGGCAACTGGTCTTCGACGCCGACGGCGAACTCGTCGCGCTCGTCCGCGAGCAGTTGGGCTTGAAGGGGCTGAAGGTGCGTGTCGGCGACGGCCGCGAAGGCGTCTCCGGCCGGTACGACGCTTCGGCCGACCTGGTCATCGTGGACGCCTTCGAACGCGGGGTCCTCGCCGGCGGGCTCGCGACCGTGGAGTTCACGAACGAGGTCGCGCGGGTCCTCCGGCCGGCGGGAACCTACGTCGCCAACGTCTCCGACGGCCCGAACCTGCCGTTCCTTCGCCGGTTCCTGGCGACACTGGCGACGTCGTTCCCGCACCTGGTCCTGCTCGCGGAACCCGGCGTCCTCCGGGGCCGCCGCTTCGGCAACATCGTGGTCGCCGCGTCCCGCACGGAACTCCCCGTGACGGACCTGACCCGCCGGGCCGCCTCGTCCGCCTACCCGGCCCGCTGCGTGGCAGGAAACGACCTCCGCGACCTGCAAGGCAAAGCGCGCCCCATCACCGACGCGGAAGCCCTGCCGTCGCCGATCCCGCCAAAAGACGTCTTCGGAATCTTCTGA
- a CDS encoding serine/threonine dehydratase translates to MSTPTWADVLQATEAVHPFVRRTPVLRAEVDGRPLVLKLEHLQRSGSFKLRGAVNALVSGPLPERVLTASGGNHGLGVATAASLLNLPATVYVPESAPQAKTDRIEAAGAKLIRHGATYAEAAAKALEASSEPGTRYLHAYDDPAVIAGQGTVAAEVIQDAPDVDAFLVAVGGGGLVAGTSLAGLPTFAVEPERCRALGAALEAGGPVDVEIDSVAASALGATRIGSVPFGVLRDRVTSVLVSDAELLAARDRLWEEFRLAVEPAAAVPFAAWLAGRTEGELPCVILCGANSEWTP, encoded by the coding sequence ATGAGTACTCCGACCTGGGCCGATGTCCTCCAAGCAACCGAAGCCGTCCACCCGTTCGTGCGACGCACGCCGGTGTTGCGCGCCGAGGTCGACGGGCGCCCGCTGGTCCTCAAACTGGAACATCTGCAGCGGAGCGGGTCGTTCAAACTGCGGGGCGCGGTGAACGCGCTGGTGAGCGGGCCGTTGCCGGAGCGGGTGCTGACGGCGTCCGGCGGTAACCACGGGCTGGGCGTGGCGACGGCGGCTTCCCTGCTGAATCTGCCCGCGACGGTGTACGTGCCGGAGTCGGCTCCGCAGGCGAAGACAGACCGAATCGAGGCGGCGGGCGCGAAGCTCATCCGTCATGGAGCGACGTACGCCGAGGCGGCCGCGAAGGCGCTCGAAGCCTCCTCTGAGCCGGGTACGCGGTACCTGCACGCGTACGACGATCCCGCCGTTATCGCCGGTCAGGGCACTGTGGCGGCCGAAGTGATCCAGGACGCGCCGGACGTCGACGCGTTCCTGGTCGCGGTCGGCGGTGGGGGTCTGGTCGCCGGGACGTCGCTGGCCGGGTTGCCGACGTTCGCCGTCGAGCCGGAGCGGTGCCGCGCGCTCGGCGCGGCACTGGAGGCGGGCGGGCCGGTGGACGTGGAGATCGACTCGGTGGCGGCGTCCGCGCTGGGCGCGACCAGGATCGGAAGCGTGCCCTTCGGCGTGCTCCGCGACAGGGTGACGTCGGTGCTGGTCAGCGACGCGGAACTGCTGGCCGCGCGCGACCGGCTCTGGGAGGAGTTCCGCCTCGCCGTCGAACCGGCCGCCGCGGTGCCGTTCGCCGCGTGGCTGGCCGGGCGGACCGAGGGCGAGCTGCCCTGCGTCATCCTGTGCGGCGCCAACAGCGAATGGACTCCCTGA
- a CDS encoding sensor histidine kinase, with protein MSSSPRARRPWSLRRRLIAQVAGLLALVCLVVGVVTELALRDILIDQLDARLDETSQRAGRPPPSGRPGGERVPEGLRAYGQSTGSLFVSVFPDGRVLAAVLRSSYDAKILDPFPHDEITRTQIDTLLRSAPGSEPRDVDLGPLGEYRVVAKPLSNGGISITGLPTKDVTDTLWNLGFIFGGVAVGGIVLAGALGAVTVRRTMKPLDRLAATATRVAELPLDRGEVALSERVSEVDTDPRTEVGKVGFALNRMLGHISHALSARQASESRVRRFVADASHELRTPLAAIRGYAELTRRSGSEVPPDIAFAMGRVESESTRMTGLVEDLLLLARLDSGRPVVHEPVDLSRLVADAVADAHVAGPEHRWLLEVPPEPITVLGDADQLHQVVINLLGNARTHTPAGTEVATSLSIVDSLATLSIVDGGPGIPPEILPDVFERFARGDDSRSRAAGSTGLGLAIVAAVVGAHGGQVRVTSRPGRTEFQVRLRAA; from the coding sequence ATGTCCTCAAGCCCGCGGGCTAGGCGGCCGTGGTCCCTGCGGCGGCGGCTGATCGCGCAGGTCGCGGGGCTGCTCGCGCTCGTCTGCCTGGTGGTGGGCGTGGTGACCGAGCTGGCGTTGCGGGACATCCTGATCGACCAGCTCGACGCCCGGCTCGACGAGACCAGTCAGCGTGCCGGCCGCCCGCCGCCCTCGGGCCGTCCCGGCGGGGAAAGGGTTCCCGAGGGTTTGCGCGCCTACGGCCAGAGCACGGGTTCGTTGTTCGTGAGCGTGTTCCCGGACGGACGCGTGCTCGCTGCGGTGCTGCGGTCCAGTTACGACGCGAAGATCCTCGACCCGTTCCCGCACGACGAGATCACCCGGACCCAGATCGACACCTTGCTGCGGTCGGCGCCGGGCAGCGAGCCCCGTGATGTGGACCTCGGGCCGCTCGGTGAGTACCGCGTGGTGGCGAAGCCGCTTTCCAACGGCGGCATCTCGATCACCGGACTGCCCACCAAGGACGTCACGGACACGTTGTGGAACCTGGGTTTCATCTTCGGCGGGGTCGCCGTCGGCGGCATCGTGCTGGCGGGCGCGCTCGGCGCGGTGACCGTGCGGCGCACCATGAAACCCCTCGACCGCCTGGCCGCCACCGCGACCAGGGTCGCCGAACTCCCGCTGGACCGCGGCGAGGTCGCGCTGTCCGAACGAGTGTCCGAAGTGGACACCGACCCGCGGACCGAGGTCGGCAAGGTCGGCTTCGCGCTCAATCGCATGCTCGGCCACATTTCCCACGCGCTGTCCGCCCGTCAGGCCAGCGAGAGCCGGGTGCGCCGGTTCGTCGCGGACGCCAGCCACGAACTGCGGACCCCGCTCGCGGCCATCCGCGGCTACGCGGAACTCACCCGGCGGTCCGGCTCCGAGGTGCCGCCCGACATCGCCTTCGCGATGGGACGGGTGGAATCGGAATCGACGCGGATGACCGGGCTGGTCGAGGATCTGCTGCTGCTCGCGCGGCTCGACTCCGGCCGTCCGGTGGTGCACGAACCTGTCGATCTCTCCCGGCTGGTCGCGGACGCCGTCGCCGACGCGCACGTCGCCGGGCCGGAGCACAGGTGGCTGCTGGAGGTCCCGCCCGAACCGATCACCGTCCTCGGCGACGCGGATCAGCTGCACCAGGTGGTGATCAACCTGCTGGGCAACGCCCGCACCCACACCCCGGCCGGCACCGAGGTCGCCACCTCTCTGTCCATAGTGGATTCCCTGGCGACACTGTCCATTGTCGACGGAGGGCCGGGGATCCCGCCGGAGATCCTCCCGGACGTCTTCGAACGGTTCGCCCGCGGCGACGATTCGCGGTCGCGGGCGGCGGGCAGCACCGGACTCGGCCTGGCCATCGTCGCGGCCGTCGTCGGCGCGCACGGCGGGCAGGTCCGGGTCACCAGCCGCCCGGGGCGGACGGAGTTCCAGGTCCGGTTGCGGGCCGCCTGA
- a CDS encoding response regulator transcription factor has protein sequence MTSVNVPSSGSAKAGLRRADGSPVRVLVVDDEATLSELVSMALRMEGWDIRTAADGTEAVRVAREFRPDAVVLDVMLPDMSGLDVLRRLRSEVPNLPVLFLTAKDAVEDRIAGLTAGGDDYVTKPFSLEEVALRLRALLRRAGGVAGPSGSTLVVGDLTLDEDSREVHRGGDPVPLTATEFELLRYLMRNPKRVLSKAQILDRVWSYDFGGQANIVELYISYLRKKIDADREPMIHTMRGAGYVLKPAG, from the coding sequence ATGACCAGTGTGAACGTCCCTTCGTCCGGTTCCGCGAAGGCGGGCCTGCGCCGCGCCGACGGCAGCCCCGTGCGGGTGCTGGTCGTCGACGACGAGGCGACCTTGTCCGAACTCGTGTCGATGGCCCTGCGGATGGAGGGCTGGGACATCCGCACCGCCGCCGACGGCACCGAGGCGGTCCGCGTCGCCAGGGAATTCCGGCCGGACGCGGTGGTGCTGGACGTCATGCTGCCGGACATGAGCGGGCTGGACGTCCTGCGCCGCCTGCGTTCCGAGGTGCCGAACCTGCCGGTGCTGTTCCTGACCGCGAAGGACGCGGTGGAGGACCGGATCGCCGGTCTCACCGCGGGCGGCGACGACTACGTCACCAAACCGTTCAGCCTGGAGGAAGTCGCCCTGCGGCTGCGCGCGCTGCTCCGGCGCGCGGGCGGGGTCGCCGGGCCGAGCGGTTCGACGCTGGTCGTCGGCGACCTGACCCTGGACGAGGACAGCCGCGAGGTGCACCGCGGCGGCGATCCGGTGCCGCTGACCGCGACCGAGTTCGAACTGCTGCGCTATCTCATGCGCAACCCGAAGCGCGTGCTGTCGAAGGCACAGATCCTCGACCGCGTGTGGAGCTACGACTTCGGCGGCCAGGCCAACATCGTCGAGCTGTACATCTCCTACCTCCGCAAGAAGATCGACGCCGACAGGGAACCGATGATCCACACGATGCGCGGCGCCGGATATGTCCTCAAGCCCGCGGGCTAG
- a CDS encoding sensor histidine kinase: MRDISGSLARQACAVAAVCLVADAGLFLIAGPPLSLGWQAWVVLAGGILANAALAGPSRYSGWVSAAHGVLLTAAPLLLFPYDHYLQATNAGVLIAGYRAGAWLSTKPALAALGAMLAGLVACNVIPVDRGDRDWRLLLIDVGVSGLLPWMVGRYTTARRAYIADLQRAEDQRRQHETEAVRRAVIEERTTIARDLHDVISHHVSAIGVHAGAARLGLPEGEPAVRRSLSAVESSSRAAMADLRRLLDLLHGKENGDAQRQPGLDNLDELLDNLRTAGLPARLTSHGGPRELPGSVDIALYRIAQEALTNALRHGSGKTVEIDLAYRQTEVVLTITNGIGRTSRNSAAESTKRGLAGIRQRVALFGGEAECGPLDDGRHWRVRVGFPLEAE; the protein is encoded by the coding sequence GTGCGGGACATCAGTGGTTCGCTGGCGAGACAGGCGTGTGCGGTCGCGGCCGTCTGCCTGGTGGCCGACGCCGGGCTGTTCCTCATCGCCGGGCCGCCGCTCTCGCTCGGCTGGCAGGCGTGGGTGGTGCTGGCAGGCGGGATCCTCGCCAACGCCGCGCTCGCCGGGCCGTCGCGGTACTCCGGCTGGGTTTCGGCCGCGCACGGCGTGCTGCTCACCGCCGCGCCGCTCCTGCTGTTCCCCTACGACCACTATCTGCAGGCCACGAACGCGGGCGTGCTGATCGCGGGCTACCGCGCGGGCGCCTGGCTTTCGACGAAACCCGCGCTGGCCGCCCTCGGCGCGATGCTCGCCGGGCTGGTCGCCTGCAACGTCATCCCGGTCGACCGGGGCGACCGGGATTGGCGGCTGCTGCTCATCGACGTCGGCGTGAGCGGGCTGCTGCCGTGGATGGTCGGCCGCTACACGACCGCGCGGCGCGCGTACATCGCCGATCTCCAGCGCGCGGAGGACCAACGGCGACAACACGAAACCGAGGCGGTGCGCCGTGCCGTCATCGAAGAGCGCACGACGATCGCCCGCGACCTGCACGACGTGATCTCGCATCATGTCAGCGCGATCGGCGTGCACGCCGGCGCCGCTCGGCTCGGGCTGCCGGAGGGCGAACCCGCCGTGCGGCGTTCGCTCTCCGCCGTCGAATCGTCGAGCCGGGCCGCGATGGCCGATCTGCGGCGTCTGCTGGATCTGTTGCACGGCAAGGAGAACGGGGACGCGCAGCGGCAACCGGGGCTGGACAACCTCGACGAGCTGCTCGACAACCTCCGCACCGCCGGACTTCCCGCGCGGCTGACCAGTCACGGCGGACCGCGGGAACTGCCGGGGTCGGTGGACATCGCGCTGTACCGTATCGCGCAGGAGGCGCTGACGAACGCGCTCCGGCACGGCTCCGGCAAGACCGTGGAAATCGACCTCGCCTACCGGCAGACCGAGGTCGTCCTCACCATCACGAACGGAATCGGCCGCACGAGCCGGAACTCGGCCGCCGAATCGACGAAACGCGGTCTCGCCGGGATCAGGCAGCGGGTCGCGTTGTTCGGCGGGGAAGCGGAATGCGGACCGCTCGACGACGGGCGGCACTGGCGGGTTCGAGTCGGATTTCCTTTGGAGGCGGAGTGA
- a CDS encoding response regulator → MIRVLLADDHAMFRSGMRAVLDTQADFECVGEAADGREAVAQAAALRPDVAVLDVRMPKLDGLAATEAIMSAPGNDTRVLVLTTYDSDEYVYRALRAGASGFLLKSLAPEELVSAMRVAARGDALIDPTVTRRLVSTFATSIEPVAAEPAELERLTSREREVLMLVADASSNAEIAVRLHVGEETVKTHVSRILAKLGLRDRVHAVVYAYRNGLVGGR, encoded by the coding sequence GTGATCCGGGTTCTGCTGGCGGACGACCACGCGATGTTCCGGTCCGGGATGCGCGCGGTACTGGACACCCAGGCGGATTTCGAATGCGTCGGCGAGGCCGCGGACGGGCGCGAGGCCGTCGCGCAGGCGGCCGCGCTGCGCCCGGACGTCGCGGTGCTCGACGTCCGGATGCCCAAATTGGACGGCCTGGCCGCGACCGAGGCGATCATGTCCGCGCCGGGCAACGACACCCGCGTCCTCGTGCTGACGACCTACGACTCCGACGAGTACGTCTACCGCGCGCTGCGGGCCGGGGCGAGCGGGTTCCTGTTGAAGAGCCTCGCCCCCGAAGAGCTCGTCTCGGCCATGCGGGTGGCCGCGCGCGGTGACGCGCTGATCGACCCGACGGTGACCCGGCGGCTGGTGTCGACCTTCGCCACCAGCATCGAACCCGTCGCCGCCGAACCGGCGGAGCTGGAGCGGCTCACTTCACGCGAACGCGAAGTCCTCATGCTGGTCGCCGACGCCTCCAGCAACGCGGAGATCGCCGTGCGCCTGCACGTGGGCGAAGAGACGGTGAAGACCCACGTCTCCCGGATCCTGGCGAAACTCGGGCTGCGCGACCGGGTGCACGCCGTCGTCTACGCCTACCGCAACGGTCTCGTCGGCGGCCGGTGA
- a CDS encoding nitroreductase family deazaflavin-dependent oxidoreductase, with protein MTTAATATRYLKPAKATNAFNEFVLKLTKLGVSVLGSRVLSVRGRKSGELRSVPVNLLKLDGERYLVAPRGVTQWVRNLRVAGEGQLSVGRRTETFTYTELADDEKPEILRAYLKRWKFEVGVFFDGVDAKASDETLLEIAPGYPIFKIASR; from the coding sequence ATGACCACCGCAGCCACCGCCACCCGCTACTTGAAGCCGGCCAAGGCGACCAACGCGTTCAACGAGTTCGTGCTCAAGCTGACGAAGCTCGGCGTCAGCGTCCTGGGCAGCCGGGTCCTCTCGGTCCGCGGTCGCAAGAGCGGTGAGCTGCGCTCGGTCCCGGTCAATCTGCTGAAGCTCGACGGCGAGCGCTACCTGGTCGCGCCGCGCGGTGTCACGCAGTGGGTCCGCAACCTGCGCGTCGCGGGCGAAGGTCAGCTCAGCGTCGGGCGGCGCACGGAGACGTTCACCTACACCGAACTCGCCGACGACGAGAAGCCCGAGATCCTGCGCGCCTACCTCAAGCGCTGGAAGTTCGAGGTCGGCGTGTTCTTCGACGGTGTCGACGCGAAGGCGTCCGACGAAACCCTCCTGGAGATCGCACCTGGGTACCCGATCTTCAAGATCGCGAGCCGGTGA
- a CDS encoding TetR/AcrR family transcriptional regulator, producing the protein MAATQTARERARAELTREIKDEARRQLAEVGALGLSLRAVARELGMVSSALYRYFSSREQLLTDLILDAYNAVGEAAEAADDAKKSSLERWEAIWHAVRTWAKAHPHEYALIYGSPIPGYQAPQDTIAPAGRVAFALVAVLRDANLRVETEVGEMPVELLHQLDAIAGILKINLAPETASRLIMAWTQLFGMINFELFGQYVGSVDPSDAFFAHGIRQMAEFTGIKMTG; encoded by the coding sequence ATGGCCGCCACCCAGACCGCGCGCGAACGCGCCCGTGCCGAGCTCACCCGCGAAATCAAGGACGAAGCCCGCCGCCAGCTCGCCGAAGTCGGCGCGCTCGGCCTTTCACTCCGCGCCGTCGCGCGCGAGCTGGGCATGGTCTCGTCGGCGCTCTATCGGTACTTCTCCAGTCGCGAGCAGCTGCTGACCGACCTGATCCTCGACGCCTACAACGCCGTCGGCGAGGCCGCGGAGGCCGCCGACGACGCGAAGAAGTCCTCATTGGAACGGTGGGAAGCGATCTGGCACGCGGTCCGCACCTGGGCGAAGGCGCACCCGCACGAGTACGCGCTGATCTACGGCTCGCCGATTCCCGGCTACCAGGCCCCGCAGGACACCATCGCGCCCGCGGGCCGGGTGGCGTTCGCGCTGGTCGCGGTGCTGCGCGACGCCAACCTCCGGGTCGAGACCGAGGTCGGCGAGATGCCCGTCGAACTCCTGCACCAGCTCGACGCCATCGCCGGGATCCTCAAGATCAACCTGGCCCCCGAGACGGCTTCCCGGCTGATCATGGCGTGGACCCAGCTGTTCGGGATGATCAACTTCGAGCTGTTCGGCCAGTACGTCGGCTCCGTCGACCCGTCGGACGCCTTCTTCGCGCACGGAATCCGTCAGATGGCCGAGTTCACCGGGATCAAGATGACCGGCTGA
- a CDS encoding TetR/AcrR family transcriptional regulator yields the protein MTAKRLTREESREQTKQRLLEAAAELFAERGVNGTSVEQIAERAGFTRGAFYGNFDGKHELVVELLRRRTQREAVEVAALSSGVSSFAELMDRLRAWNVERAEHLEGWLILRTELALYALRNPEARPLVGEGEKSTRALLETSVRTELAARGATPPADPAFLALILHALEDGLLLQRFLSPEGTGDEDAVDAVQLLMRSWTALSRSS from the coding sequence GTGACGGCGAAACGCTTGACGCGGGAAGAAAGCCGCGAGCAGACCAAACAGCGCCTGCTCGAGGCGGCCGCCGAGCTTTTCGCCGAACGCGGGGTCAACGGCACGTCGGTCGAGCAGATCGCCGAACGCGCCGGCTTCACGCGCGGAGCCTTCTACGGCAACTTCGACGGCAAGCACGAGCTGGTCGTCGAGCTGCTGCGCCGCCGGACCCAGCGCGAGGCCGTGGAGGTGGCCGCGCTGAGTTCGGGCGTAAGTTCCTTCGCCGAGCTGATGGACCGGCTGCGCGCTTGGAACGTCGAGCGCGCCGAACACCTCGAAGGCTGGCTGATCCTGCGCACCGAGCTGGCCCTGTACGCGCTGAGGAATCCCGAAGCGCGGCCGCTCGTCGGCGAAGGCGAGAAGTCGACAAGGGCACTGCTGGAGACCTCCGTCCGGACCGAGCTCGCCGCCCGGGGCGCGACGCCGCCCGCCGACCCGGCCTTTCTCGCGCTGATCCTGCACGCGCTCGAGGACGGTCTCCTGCTGCAGCGTTTCCTCAGTCCCGAGGGGACCGGCGACGAGGACGCGGTGGACGCCGTCCAGCTGCTGATGCGGTCTTGGACCGCGCTCAGCCGGTCATCTTGA